Below is a genomic region from Polluticoccus soli.
GGCGCGGGCACTTCTGATTTGGCTACATAAGTATTGTAGAACGGTACCTGTTTACTGTACGGCTTGCTTCTGTCATAGTACAATCTTGGTTGTCCTGATACTCCACTTGGCTTATACCCTGCCTCGTACCCTTTGAATTCTATGGTCGATGGCTGCGTCGTATCAACCGCCCATTCCAGCGTGAAAGCGTTTTCCTTCTGTATCGCTTCCCTGTCTTGTTTCCTTGTGGCTTTTATCTGCGTTGCGTTTTCAGATGCTGTATTGATCAGGCTCTGCATCAGTGCGTAAGTCGCCTCTACCCTATCCTTGAATGGCTTCAGCATGTGCGTCTCCGGCACAAAACCATACGTCTGAAACAGCGCAGCAAACCCGCTGGCAAACCTTGGCCCCTCGTGAAATGCGATCCAACCTTTATCAGGTGTATGCCCCCAGTGATTTACGTAAGGCACCAGGTCGTACCCACGCTTTTTCATATCGGCGTAAATAGCCGGTTCCAGTTGCTTGTTTAGGTATGTACCCATGCTACCGCCCAGCTTGTTGTGTTGGGTAGCCAGCAAGGTCATCAGGTGCTGGTAGTCGGCGCCATTACTTACGTGGTTATCGATAAACAGGTCCGGATCCAACCTATGGAAGAGCTGCACCAGGCTCTGCGTTTCCTTAGCGTCCAGCTTGATGAAATCCCTGTTCAGGTCGAGGTTTTGTGCATTGCCACGGAAACCGTATTCTTCAGGTCCGTTCTGGTTGGTGCGGCTGGTGCTGTTCCTGTTTAGGGCCCCTCCGATGTTGAATACAGGCACAACGGCCAGCATCACGTTATCAGGCAGCTTAACCTTCCCCGAGGCGATATCGCGCAGCAGCATCATGCTGGCGTCGATGCCGTCCGGTTCGCCGGGATGTATACCGTTATTGATCAATATGACGATATTGCCGCTATTTTTCCACTCATCAATATTAAAATTGCTGCGATTATTGCACAGCACCACATGAAGCGGGTATAGCACATCTGTAGCGCCAGCTTCCTGCATCTTTATTGTTGAGTACTTTTTATCCAAAGCATTATAGAAATCAATGGTTTGTAAGTAGGTAGCTGAGCGTTTCCCTTTACTCTCTTCAAACACCGTTAGTTGCTGAGCTTTGGCATTTACATGAGCGATAGCCAGTAATAAAAGCAGCTTTTTCATCATGGTTTAAAAGTACTACTGAAGAGCTGTTTTAACTAATTCCTGATGAGATGACTGTCTAGCTTTAAGGTTTATTTAATCAACCCGTTAAGCTGTTTAACGATTGTAATATATGGCTGGCACGCGTTTTTTTACCTGAGGTGTATGAAAGATGGAAAT
It encodes:
- a CDS encoding M14 family metallopeptidase → MMKKLLLLLAIAHVNAKAQQLTVFEESKGKRSATYLQTIDFYNALDKKYSTIKMQEAGATDVLYPLHVVLCNNRSNFNIDEWKNSGNIVILINNGIHPGEPDGIDASMMLLRDIASGKVKLPDNVMLAVVPVFNIGGALNRNSTSRTNQNGPEEYGFRGNAQNLDLNRDFIKLDAKETQSLVQLFHRLDPDLFIDNHVSNGADYQHLMTLLATQHNKLGGSMGTYLNKQLEPAIYADMKKRGYDLVPYVNHWGHTPDKGWIAFHEGPRFASGFAALFQTYGFVPETHMLKPFKDRVEATYALMQSLINTASENATQIKATRKQDREAIQKENAFTLEWAVDTTQPSTIEFKGYEAGYKPSGVSGQPRLYYDRSKPYSKQVPFYNTYVAKSEVPAPRAYVIPQGWGRVIERLKMNDVQMQPLQRDSVMEVQVYTITNYETGKRPYEGHYQHSNVQAANEMKKVRMMRGDYIIPMDQKAKRYLIETLEPTAPDAFFAWGFFDAILQQKEYFSDYVFEDEAGEMLKKDPVLAARLKQRCAADTAFANDAEAQLEFVYRCSPHYEAGHMRYPVFRVN